In Uranotaenia lowii strain MFRU-FL chromosome 2, ASM2978415v1, whole genome shotgun sequence, one genomic interval encodes:
- the LOC129743570 gene encoding protein 4.1 homolog isoform X3 gives MPGESKTTTPTAAPIPEPAATTPKKKPASSSGKAALAKVTVLDGSILEVTIDRKARGRDLLNSVCAGLNILEKDYFGLTYTTPVDPRVWLDLERPIAKFFRSDPWEMNFEVKFYPPEPAQLQEDITRYHLCLQVRNDILEGRLPCSFVTHALLGSYLVQSELGDYDADDMKDRAYLKEFKFAPNQTPELLDKVMDLHKTHKGQTPAEAELHYLENSKKLAMYGVDLHPAKDSEGVDIMLGVCASGLLVYRDKLRINRFAWPKILKISYKRNNFYIKIRPGEFEQYESTIGFKLENHRAAKKLWKACVEHHTFFRLMTPEPIKSGVFPRLGSKFRYSGRTHYETRKAPVERPAPDFTRSLTGKRLSSRSMDALAQQEREKAAQKDQNKDANKRHTMSHPPDHIPDLESPTRGSRSPIKKDKKERLKRESSTGTASASSQSSLEGDYDIGASASNVVHQKPVGGVAVLPVAGKKDKDKEIKEGVSPVKEETVNGNNGNQEQLNSSTEEKSSPTGKRKGFLFSSGRKSPKDKKTPVAVSNGNDNSTGKSKESSPTKEQVQAAGQKGQDAGKPGFTKPYEYSESDPNTSPQHKKNIKTRGFRYDEDPSVTARDKEEAQLSPNSQGRRATGLAFNYAPGEDQKVRESVEKRGVAGDVGKDGKLSPKGAGRGLPGESEAEKGVRTSARSYSPNKGRGADAALTGAGSFRPLDDSSPGKDSSTAFIQGEQGAALVPGYTEPAKKKVKIMVIISRFDPKTKKVDTANGVVEHSTGVLDTQTGQIESKYGVIDPKAGTIVCFNQQTGQNDTIQGQADPKTGQIHIVSGVVNPSTGKVDDGLGQAIVIAPDDDSIVEITAITSKIDPATGKIDTTNGEVEKTRGILNNKTGVIATKYGEINPKTGELRTVDPKSGKSSKRTVAIDKDNGQITIVGVTDPKTHKIDNSQAHLIAIGNQVDPVVEVTSVLGKLDKKGVVDPKTITFDKSTGQLNTEDGRINTKFGQFDMVKQTVTFVDPKTGKTETKECKIDPVTGQIVLKNQVNPKTGKVDKDYGRIVSIRIVQNRIDPASGKQVSTVEDKDIRVDPKTNQIWIPEGKDPRTGEVIYTSSQVDPKTGYVITIYGYLNPKTNEIEKQTKLDPNLTKVDPTTGQIYSATGQVDEATGEPLFAASQINDENGEIYTKVGRVDPKTGKLVIIKILILTKKDERGKPEEVDVNGVDFDPVTGKINNIATKTVYVYKMRDPITGETYQVDPNDPSIAGARTTVTQTMTLSGEIDPITGRIKSEWGHIDPNTGDIDPATAIKDPVTGKLILNYADIEPSHFGKNVTVTKETVPITREQFYEGIKHLGKKAIRRDSESSDDDMAEYEHDNVKEISSGTPKTAAGGKFGGTPTVVKTTTKQVITKNEDGVTHNVEEEVQNLGTGQIVYSTQEHKADAPSDIQGKFLTATAVTTRTATTHEDLGSKAKTQQLEEKTVATTTTQHGERQEQRTITQEVKTTATVTSGDQFARRGSISSTSSGDSGTPIDGPYGGEDDDSTVIFNKSYTGVDNVAGASKVPTGPNVEHTRVLLDNTVEGVTATGEIESTQTVSSKTRTVETITYQTERDGMVETRVEQKITIQSDGDPIDHDKALAEAIQLIDDLF, from the exons ATGCCTGGTGAATCGAAAACGACAACGCCAACGGCGGCCCCCATTCCGGAACCAGCCGCCACTACTCCCAAGAAAAAACCAGCCTCCTCTTCCGGCAAGGCCGCCCTCGCCAAAGTCACAGTCCTCGATGGCTCGATACTGGAGGTTACCATTGAT CGCAAAGCTCGCGGCCGAGATCTGCTGAACTCGGTTTGCGCCGGCCTGAACATCCTGGAGAAGGATTACTTCGGATTGACCTACACGACTCCAGTGGATCCACGCGTCTGGCTGGATCTGGAGCGGCCGATCGCCAAATTCTTCCGATCCGATCCGTGGGAGATGAACTTCGAGGTCAAATTCTACCCGCCGGAACCGGCCCAGCTGCAGGAGGACATCACCCGATACCACCTGTGTCTTCAGGTGCGCAACGATATCCTCGAAGGTCGGCTGCCCTGCTCGTTTGTGACGCATGCCCTGCTGGGGTCCTATCTGGTCCAGTCGGAGCTCGGTGATTACGATGCCGACGACATGAAGGATCGAGCCTACCTGAAGGAGTTCAAATTTGCCCCGAACCAGACCCCGGAACTGCTCGATAAGGTTATGGATCTGCACAAAACGCAtaa GGGAcaaactccagctgaagctgAACTTCACTACCTAGAAAACTCAAAGAAACTGGCCATGTATGGTGTAGATCTGCATCCGGCCAAGGATTCTGAAGGTGTAGATATCATGCTGGGAGTTTGCGCTTCGGGATTGCTAGTTTACAGAGATAA acTTCGAATCAACCGTTTTGCCTGGCCCAAGATCCTGAAAATCTCTTACAAGCGTAACAACTTCTACATCAAAATTCGACCGGGTGAGTTCGAGCAGTACGAATCGACGATCGGTTTCAAGCTGGAAAACCACCGGGCAGCGAAAAAGCTATGGAAGGCCTGCGTCGAGCATCACACCTTCTTCCGGCTGATGACTCCGGAACCTATCAAGAGCGGAGTTTTCCCCCGGCTGGGATCGAAGTTCCGGTACTCCGGTAGGACCCACTACGAAACGCGTAAGGCTCCGGTTGAACGACCGGCACCAGATTTCACACGCAGCCTCACCGGAAAACGGCTTTCCAGTAGAAGCATGGATG ctCTGGCTCAGCAAGAAAGGGAGAAGGCAGCCCAGAAAGATCAGAATAAAGACGCCAACAAACGGCACACGATGTCGCATCCTCCAGACCACATTCCGGATCTGGAATCACCCACTCGTGGTTCCCGAAGTCCGATCAAGAAGGACAAGAAAGAACGC CTGAAGCGCGAATCCAGTACCGGAACGGCTTCAGCATCGTCGCAGAGTTCTCTCGAGGGCGACTACGATATCGGGGCGTCGGCATCGAACGTCGTCCATCAG AAACCTGTCGGGGGCGTTGCCGTGCTGCCCGTCGCTGGCAAGAAGGATAAGGACAAAGAGATCAAGGAAGGAGTGTCCCCGGTCAAGGAGGAAACCGTTAatg GAAACAACGGCAATCAGGAACAGCTCAACTCCTCAACGGAGGAAAAATCCTCCCCAACTGGAAAGCGGAAG GGTTTCCTGTTCTCGTCGGGTCGCAAGTCACCGAAAGATAAGAAAACTCCGGTTGCCGTAAGCAACGGTAATGATAATAGTACCGGTAAGAGCAAGGAATCGTCGCCGACTAAGGAACAGGTGCAAGCTGCTGGGCAAAAGGGTCAGGATGCTGGCAAACCAGGTTTCACTAAGCCTTACGAGTACTCGGAAAGCGATCCCAACACTAGTCCGCAGCATAAGAAGAACATCAAGACGCGTGGCTTCCGTTACGACGAGGATCCCTCTGTAACGGCTCGGGATAAGGAAGAGGCACAGCTTAGCCCGAACTCCCAGGGTCGTAGGGCTACGGGATTGGCCTTTAACTATGCTCCGGGTGAAGATCAAAAGGTGCGGGAGTCCGTTGAGAAAAGAGGTGTGGCCGGTGATGTCGGAAAAGATGGTAAACTCTCGCCGAAGGGTGCCGGTCGGGGTTTGCCGGGTGAATCGGAGGCTGAGAAGGGCGTGAGAACTAGCGCCAGATCGTACTCGCCGAATAAGGGACGTGGAGCTGATGCTGCCTTGACCGGGGCTGGATCGTTCCGTCCTTTGGATGATTCTTCGCCTGGAAAGGATTCTAGCACTGCATTCATTCAGGGAGAGCAGGGAGCTGCTTTGGTTCCTGGATATACTGAACCGGCTAAGAAGAAGGTTAAGATCATGGTGATCATTTCCCGATTTGACCCGAAGACCAAGAAGGTCGATACGGCTAATGGAGTGGTTGAGCACTCTACTGGTGTTCTGGACACCCAGACAGGTCAAATCGAAAGCAAGTATGGAGTGATTGATCCGAAGGCCGGAACGATCGTTTGTTTCAACCAACAAACTGGCCAGAACGATACTATTCAGGGACAGGCTGATCCGAAAACCGGACAGATTCACATAGTTAGCGGTGTTGTTAATCCATCGACCGGTAAGGTTGATGACGGTTTGGGTCAGGCCATTGTGATCGCTCCAGATGATGATTCGATCGTGGAAATAACTGCGATAACGAGTAAGATCGATCCTGCGACTGGTAAGATTGATACCACCAATGGAGAGGTGGAGAAGACCCGAGGAATTCTGAACAACAAGACGGGAGTGATTGCTACCAAATACGGTGAGATCAACCCGAAGACCGGTGAACTGCGGACGGTTGACCCCAAGAGCGGTAAGTCTAGCAAACGAACGGTGGCAATTGATAAGGATAATGGTCAGATTACGATCGTTGGTGTTACGGATCCGAAGACCCACAAGATTGACAACAGTCAGGCTCATCTGATTGCCATTGGAAACCAAGTTGATCCGGTTGTCGAAGTGACCTCGGTGCTGGGTAAGCTGGATAAGAAGGGAGTTGTTGATCCGAAGACTATCACCTTCGACAAGAGTACCGGGCAGTTGAACACCGAAGACGGCAGGATTAACACTAAGTTTGGTCAGTTTGATATGGTGAAGCAGACGGTCACTTTCGTTGATCCGAAGACGGGTAAGACCGAAACAAAAGAATGTAAGATCGATCCGGTTACTGGACAGATTGTGTTGAAGAACCAAGTTAATCCAAAGACCGGAAAAGTTGATAAGGATTACGGAAGGATTGTGTCCATTCGTATCGTTCAAAATCGTATCGACCCTGCTAGCGGAAAGCAAGTTTCAACGGTCGAAGATAAGGATATTCGGGTTGATCCTAAGACCAATCAAATCTGGATCCCAGAAGGCAAAGATCCACGAACTGGTGAGGTCATCTACACCTCGAGCCAAGTTGATCCAAAGACCGGCTATGTCATAACAATCTACGGCTATCTTAATCCGAAAACTAACGAAATCGAGAAACAAACTAAGCTGGACCCGAACCTGACCAAGGTTGATCCAACCACCGGTCAAATTTACTCTGCCACTGGCCAGGTAGATGAAGCTACTGGAGAACCTTTGTTTGCTGCCTCCCAAATAAACGATGAAAATGGAGAAATCTATACCAAGGTCGGCCGAGTGGATCCCAAGACCGGAAAGCTGGTTATAATCAAGATTTTGATCCTTACCAAAAAAGACGAACGTGGAAAACCGGAGGAAGTGGATGTCAATGGCGTTGACTTTGATCCGGTGAccggaaaaataaacaacatcgCCACCAAGACTGTCTACGTGTACAAGATGCGTGACCCGATCACCGGCGAAACCTACCAGGTAGATCCGAACGACCCTAGCATAGCGGGAGCCCGAACAACGGTAACCCAGACGATGACCCTCAGCGGAGAAATTGACCCGATCACCGGGCGCATCAAGTCCGAATGGGGCCACATCGACCCGAACACCGGAGACATCGATCCGGCAACCGCCATCAAGGATCCAGTCACTGGAAAACTGATTCTCAACTACGCAGACATCGAACCCAGTCACTTTGGCAAGAACGTCACCGTAACGAAAGAAACCGTCCCCATCACCCGGGAACAGTTCTACGAAGGCATCAAACACCTCGGAAAGAAAGCCATCCGACGGGATTCGGAAAGCTCCGACGACGACATGGCCGAGTACGAACACGATAACGTTAAAGAGATCAGCTCCGGAACGCCCAAAACGGCGGCGGGAGGCAAATTCGGCGGCACCCCCACAGTAGTGAAAACGACAACGAAACAGGTCATCACCAAGAACGAGGACGGCGTCACGCACAACGTCGAGGAGGAGGTGCAGAACCTGGGCACCGGGCAGATCGTCTATTCGACCCAGGAACACAAG GCCGATGCCCCCAGCGACATCCAGGGCAAGTTCCTGACGGCCACGGCCGTAACGACGCGAACGGCCACCACCCACGAAGATCTGGGCAGCAAAGCCAAAACGCAACAGCTGGAGGAAAAGACGGTGGCCACGACGACGACCCAACATGGCGAACGCCAGGAACAGCGCACCATTACCCAGGAAGTGAAAACCACGGCCACGG
- the LOC129743570 gene encoding protein 4.1 homolog isoform X1, producing MPGESKTTTPTAAPIPEPAATTPKKKPASSSGKAALAKVTVLDGSILEVTIDRKARGRDLLNSVCAGLNILEKDYFGLTYTTPVDPRVWLDLERPIAKFFRSDPWEMNFEVKFYPPEPAQLQEDITRYHLCLQVRNDILEGRLPCSFVTHALLGSYLVQSELGDYDADDMKDRAYLKEFKFAPNQTPELLDKVMDLHKTHKGQTPAEAELHYLENSKKLAMYGVDLHPAKDSEGVDIMLGVCASGLLVYRDKLRINRFAWPKILKISYKRNNFYIKIRPGEFEQYESTIGFKLENHRAAKKLWKACVEHHTFFRLMTPEPIKSGVFPRLGSKFRYSGRTHYETRKAPVERPAPDFTRSLTGKRLSSRSMDALAQQEREKAAQKDQNKDANKRHTMSHPPDHIPDLESPTRGSRSPIKKDKKERLKRESSTGTASASSQSSLEGDYDIGASASNVVHQKPVGGVAVLPVAGKKDKDKEIKEGVSPVKEETVNGNNGNQEQLNSSTEEKSSPTGKRKGFLFSSGRKSPKDKKTPVAVSNGNDNSTGKSKESSPTKEQVQAAGQKGQDAGKPGFTKPYEYSESDPNTSPQHKKNIKTRGFRYDEDPSVTARDKEEAQLSPNSQGRRATGLAFNYAPGEDQKVRESVEKRGVAGDVGKDGKLSPKGAGRGLPGESEAEKGVRTSARSYSPNKGRGADAALTGAGSFRPLDDSSPGKDSSTAFIQGEQGAALVPGYTEPAKKKVKIMVIISRFDPKTKKVDTANGVVEHSTGVLDTQTGQIESKYGVIDPKAGTIVCFNQQTGQNDTIQGQADPKTGQIHIVSGVVNPSTGKVDDGLGQAIVIAPDDDSIVEITAITSKIDPATGKIDTTNGEVEKTRGILNNKTGVIATKYGEINPKTGELRTVDPKSGKSSKRTVAIDKDNGQITIVGVTDPKTHKIDNSQAHLIAIGNQVDPVVEVTSVLGKLDKKGVVDPKTITFDKSTGQLNTEDGRINTKFGQFDMVKQTVTFVDPKTGKTETKECKIDPVTGQIVLKNQVNPKTGKVDKDYGRIVSIRIVQNRIDPASGKQVSTVEDKDIRVDPKTNQIWIPEGKDPRTGEVIYTSSQVDPKTGYVITIYGYLNPKTNEIEKQTKLDPNLTKVDPTTGQIYSATGQVDEATGEPLFAASQINDENGEIYTKVGRVDPKTGKLVIIKILILTKKDERGKPEEVDVNGVDFDPVTGKINNIATKTVYVYKMRDPITGETYQVDPNDPSIAGARTTVTQTMTLSGEIDPITGRIKSEWGHIDPNTGDIDPATAIKDPVTGKLILNYADIEPSHFGKNVTVTKETVPITREQFYEGIKHLGKKAIRRDSESSDDDMAEYEHDNVKEISSGTPKTAAGGKFGGTPTVVKTTTKQVITKNEDGVTHNVEEEVQNLGTGQIVYSTQEHKADAPSDIQGKFLTATAVTTRTATTHEDLGSKAKTQQLEEKTVATTTTQHGERQEQRTITQEVKTTATVTSGDQFARRGSISSTSSGDSGTPIDGPYGGEDDDSTVIFNKSYTGVDNVAGASKVPTGPNVEHTRVLLDNTVEGVTATGEIESTQTVSSKTRTVETITYQTERDGMVETRVEQKITIQSDGDPIDHDKALAEAIQAASRRMHRHPQDRIDELSKAMFEGRKFPRV from the exons ATGCCTGGTGAATCGAAAACGACAACGCCAACGGCGGCCCCCATTCCGGAACCAGCCGCCACTACTCCCAAGAAAAAACCAGCCTCCTCTTCCGGCAAGGCCGCCCTCGCCAAAGTCACAGTCCTCGATGGCTCGATACTGGAGGTTACCATTGAT CGCAAAGCTCGCGGCCGAGATCTGCTGAACTCGGTTTGCGCCGGCCTGAACATCCTGGAGAAGGATTACTTCGGATTGACCTACACGACTCCAGTGGATCCACGCGTCTGGCTGGATCTGGAGCGGCCGATCGCCAAATTCTTCCGATCCGATCCGTGGGAGATGAACTTCGAGGTCAAATTCTACCCGCCGGAACCGGCCCAGCTGCAGGAGGACATCACCCGATACCACCTGTGTCTTCAGGTGCGCAACGATATCCTCGAAGGTCGGCTGCCCTGCTCGTTTGTGACGCATGCCCTGCTGGGGTCCTATCTGGTCCAGTCGGAGCTCGGTGATTACGATGCCGACGACATGAAGGATCGAGCCTACCTGAAGGAGTTCAAATTTGCCCCGAACCAGACCCCGGAACTGCTCGATAAGGTTATGGATCTGCACAAAACGCAtaa GGGAcaaactccagctgaagctgAACTTCACTACCTAGAAAACTCAAAGAAACTGGCCATGTATGGTGTAGATCTGCATCCGGCCAAGGATTCTGAAGGTGTAGATATCATGCTGGGAGTTTGCGCTTCGGGATTGCTAGTTTACAGAGATAA acTTCGAATCAACCGTTTTGCCTGGCCCAAGATCCTGAAAATCTCTTACAAGCGTAACAACTTCTACATCAAAATTCGACCGGGTGAGTTCGAGCAGTACGAATCGACGATCGGTTTCAAGCTGGAAAACCACCGGGCAGCGAAAAAGCTATGGAAGGCCTGCGTCGAGCATCACACCTTCTTCCGGCTGATGACTCCGGAACCTATCAAGAGCGGAGTTTTCCCCCGGCTGGGATCGAAGTTCCGGTACTCCGGTAGGACCCACTACGAAACGCGTAAGGCTCCGGTTGAACGACCGGCACCAGATTTCACACGCAGCCTCACCGGAAAACGGCTTTCCAGTAGAAGCATGGATG ctCTGGCTCAGCAAGAAAGGGAGAAGGCAGCCCAGAAAGATCAGAATAAAGACGCCAACAAACGGCACACGATGTCGCATCCTCCAGACCACATTCCGGATCTGGAATCACCCACTCGTGGTTCCCGAAGTCCGATCAAGAAGGACAAGAAAGAACGC CTGAAGCGCGAATCCAGTACCGGAACGGCTTCAGCATCGTCGCAGAGTTCTCTCGAGGGCGACTACGATATCGGGGCGTCGGCATCGAACGTCGTCCATCAG AAACCTGTCGGGGGCGTTGCCGTGCTGCCCGTCGCTGGCAAGAAGGATAAGGACAAAGAGATCAAGGAAGGAGTGTCCCCGGTCAAGGAGGAAACCGTTAatg GAAACAACGGCAATCAGGAACAGCTCAACTCCTCAACGGAGGAAAAATCCTCCCCAACTGGAAAGCGGAAG GGTTTCCTGTTCTCGTCGGGTCGCAAGTCACCGAAAGATAAGAAAACTCCGGTTGCCGTAAGCAACGGTAATGATAATAGTACCGGTAAGAGCAAGGAATCGTCGCCGACTAAGGAACAGGTGCAAGCTGCTGGGCAAAAGGGTCAGGATGCTGGCAAACCAGGTTTCACTAAGCCTTACGAGTACTCGGAAAGCGATCCCAACACTAGTCCGCAGCATAAGAAGAACATCAAGACGCGTGGCTTCCGTTACGACGAGGATCCCTCTGTAACGGCTCGGGATAAGGAAGAGGCACAGCTTAGCCCGAACTCCCAGGGTCGTAGGGCTACGGGATTGGCCTTTAACTATGCTCCGGGTGAAGATCAAAAGGTGCGGGAGTCCGTTGAGAAAAGAGGTGTGGCCGGTGATGTCGGAAAAGATGGTAAACTCTCGCCGAAGGGTGCCGGTCGGGGTTTGCCGGGTGAATCGGAGGCTGAGAAGGGCGTGAGAACTAGCGCCAGATCGTACTCGCCGAATAAGGGACGTGGAGCTGATGCTGCCTTGACCGGGGCTGGATCGTTCCGTCCTTTGGATGATTCTTCGCCTGGAAAGGATTCTAGCACTGCATTCATTCAGGGAGAGCAGGGAGCTGCTTTGGTTCCTGGATATACTGAACCGGCTAAGAAGAAGGTTAAGATCATGGTGATCATTTCCCGATTTGACCCGAAGACCAAGAAGGTCGATACGGCTAATGGAGTGGTTGAGCACTCTACTGGTGTTCTGGACACCCAGACAGGTCAAATCGAAAGCAAGTATGGAGTGATTGATCCGAAGGCCGGAACGATCGTTTGTTTCAACCAACAAACTGGCCAGAACGATACTATTCAGGGACAGGCTGATCCGAAAACCGGACAGATTCACATAGTTAGCGGTGTTGTTAATCCATCGACCGGTAAGGTTGATGACGGTTTGGGTCAGGCCATTGTGATCGCTCCAGATGATGATTCGATCGTGGAAATAACTGCGATAACGAGTAAGATCGATCCTGCGACTGGTAAGATTGATACCACCAATGGAGAGGTGGAGAAGACCCGAGGAATTCTGAACAACAAGACGGGAGTGATTGCTACCAAATACGGTGAGATCAACCCGAAGACCGGTGAACTGCGGACGGTTGACCCCAAGAGCGGTAAGTCTAGCAAACGAACGGTGGCAATTGATAAGGATAATGGTCAGATTACGATCGTTGGTGTTACGGATCCGAAGACCCACAAGATTGACAACAGTCAGGCTCATCTGATTGCCATTGGAAACCAAGTTGATCCGGTTGTCGAAGTGACCTCGGTGCTGGGTAAGCTGGATAAGAAGGGAGTTGTTGATCCGAAGACTATCACCTTCGACAAGAGTACCGGGCAGTTGAACACCGAAGACGGCAGGATTAACACTAAGTTTGGTCAGTTTGATATGGTGAAGCAGACGGTCACTTTCGTTGATCCGAAGACGGGTAAGACCGAAACAAAAGAATGTAAGATCGATCCGGTTACTGGACAGATTGTGTTGAAGAACCAAGTTAATCCAAAGACCGGAAAAGTTGATAAGGATTACGGAAGGATTGTGTCCATTCGTATCGTTCAAAATCGTATCGACCCTGCTAGCGGAAAGCAAGTTTCAACGGTCGAAGATAAGGATATTCGGGTTGATCCTAAGACCAATCAAATCTGGATCCCAGAAGGCAAAGATCCACGAACTGGTGAGGTCATCTACACCTCGAGCCAAGTTGATCCAAAGACCGGCTATGTCATAACAATCTACGGCTATCTTAATCCGAAAACTAACGAAATCGAGAAACAAACTAAGCTGGACCCGAACCTGACCAAGGTTGATCCAACCACCGGTCAAATTTACTCTGCCACTGGCCAGGTAGATGAAGCTACTGGAGAACCTTTGTTTGCTGCCTCCCAAATAAACGATGAAAATGGAGAAATCTATACCAAGGTCGGCCGAGTGGATCCCAAGACCGGAAAGCTGGTTATAATCAAGATTTTGATCCTTACCAAAAAAGACGAACGTGGAAAACCGGAGGAAGTGGATGTCAATGGCGTTGACTTTGATCCGGTGAccggaaaaataaacaacatcgCCACCAAGACTGTCTACGTGTACAAGATGCGTGACCCGATCACCGGCGAAACCTACCAGGTAGATCCGAACGACCCTAGCATAGCGGGAGCCCGAACAACGGTAACCCAGACGATGACCCTCAGCGGAGAAATTGACCCGATCACCGGGCGCATCAAGTCCGAATGGGGCCACATCGACCCGAACACCGGAGACATCGATCCGGCAACCGCCATCAAGGATCCAGTCACTGGAAAACTGATTCTCAACTACGCAGACATCGAACCCAGTCACTTTGGCAAGAACGTCACCGTAACGAAAGAAACCGTCCCCATCACCCGGGAACAGTTCTACGAAGGCATCAAACACCTCGGAAAGAAAGCCATCCGACGGGATTCGGAAAGCTCCGACGACGACATGGCCGAGTACGAACACGATAACGTTAAAGAGATCAGCTCCGGAACGCCCAAAACGGCGGCGGGAGGCAAATTCGGCGGCACCCCCACAGTAGTGAAAACGACAACGAAACAGGTCATCACCAAGAACGAGGACGGCGTCACGCACAACGTCGAGGAGGAGGTGCAGAACCTGGGCACCGGGCAGATCGTCTATTCGACCCAGGAACACAAG GCCGATGCCCCCAGCGACATCCAGGGCAAGTTCCTGACGGCCACGGCCGTAACGACGCGAACGGCCACCACCCACGAAGATCTGGGCAGCAAAGCCAAAACGCAACAGCTGGAGGAAAAGACGGTGGCCACGACGACGACCCAACATGGCGAACGCCAGGAACAGCGCACCATTACCCAGGAAGTGAAAACCACGGCCACGG